The Anabas testudineus chromosome 15, fAnaTes1.2, whole genome shotgun sequence DNA segment TGTTAAGTTTATGTTAACATAAAGAGAGTGAGACTAAACTCTGTGACAAagtataaatgtacaaatgtatcATTCACTTAGCAAGTTGTTATGGTACAACATGTTATTAAAAGGTACTAATCTCACATCACATCTTACATATTTGAAATGTAGTTGTTGGACAGTTTTATATAGTCAATGTATTCTGGTGTCTGTCTCAGAAAGAGTGAGCCAGTTATGTCTTGTTGTGTAGAAAACAGGGCTCACAAGACTTTGACAGAGTGGAATTCAGCCTCAAAAACAATACAATCCTGTTGTTTCCAAGAGAAGTCCCACATTCACATTACACTTCCATTCTCAATCCATCACTTTTTGCCTTGGCTAAAAGTGCACTAAAGTTTTAGTACATCCTAAAACATTACATCCCAGACTTTTTCAGTCACAGTTTTGTTGGTGTTATCCTCTCTAGGCAGCTGGGGTGGTGGTTCTGTTGGTGGTTATCCGTCCATTGGTCTTGATGGCTTATCCAACACTGGATACAATCCTGGCATGGTAAgcttagttaaaaaaaaaaaaaaaaagaaaatcacccGCACCCAGAATAATCTTAATACATGCATAATACTGTATCATCAGATTATTGTAATAAATGTTCCAGTTAGATTCAATTATACAGCTTTGTAAAGGAATATTACATCCTTTCACTTCACGGTAAGACTTTTACATAGTCTGCATCTTAAATCCTTTGCATTTTCTTTGTCAACTTCTGTTTCAAATTTTCTTGCATGAGTAAAAAAATCTTATTTACTCTTTTTAAACCTATGAGTCTGATACttttgttcgtttgtttttAACTCTTTCACTTCTTGGATTCATTGTTTGGTCTGGACATATATCTGACTTTCCATTTTATTGCAAAGcatgttcacactttgtttggATGCCTATGAAGCTAGAAACTAGTATAGCTTCAACACACTATGACAACTAATTTGAGTTTCTCCTCTATAGTTACTGGAGATCAAGGATAAGGGACTTATGTATTAATGTACATTGATCAAATAAAATCTTTGAAACTAATTGAAATAAAGATAAGCATATTCAAAAAAGGTGTGAGCAGTGCCCTGTGCTTTGcataaaataacattcaaaGATCTGTGCGCATATTATGGGATGCCAATCTTTCAAATCACAGGTCAGCCAGATCTCTTGTGGCATGGGGGGTTTTACGCCAAACCCATCCATGTTCGTCCAACTCTCAGAGAGGTATCCACCTGCCGTTCAGCTTGGTGGGTATGGTGCCCCCTCCACTAACCAACAGTCATTTGGCCTGTACCCACAGCCAGGAGGGACTATGCCTCAACCCCAAGGCCCAGGGATGGGTTACCCTGGACAGCCCGGCATGCCTGGACAGCCCGGTATGCCTGGACAGCCCGGCATGGCTGGACAGCCCGGTATGCCTGGACATCCCGGCATGCCTGGACAACCCGGCATGCCTGGACAGCCTGGACAGCCTATGCCAGGGTATCCTGGTGCGCCGTCCCCCAACCAACCGATGCCCGGTTTTGGAAGTGCGCCAGCACCTATGCCAGGGTACTCAAATGTCCCAACACCAAATCCGTCCATGCCAGCCtacggaggaggaggagcaatGCCAGTAGTTCCACCTGTCAATGTAAGAAAATATATcttgaaaatagttttttgctTCTAGAGGTAAAAAATAAGatgtgttacacacacatgtgatacacacacttacaaaacATTTGTTGGAACAACATTGTTAAATTGACTAaattgctgtgttttgtcagaGAGGATACAGAGGAACAATCAAGGACTTTCCTGGAGCTGACCCACTCAAAGATGTGGAGGTCCTGAGAAAGGCCATGAAGGGCTTTGGTGAGTAATTTGGGCAGATACCTTAAATTGGGTTTGctactgtatttgttatttttatatattttttttattttttggatgtACTAGATGTTGTTAGAAACATTTTAGGGTTCAGTTCCAGTGTATTCTAGAAAGATGTTCACTGATTTCACTGCAGAAATAGTTTAGcagatttaaatttgaattaCCTAATCAGTTAGTCTAAAATATCCCCTAACTGCTCTTTAATTGACTTATAGCATTAATATTGTTCATGACATATGTATATACactgtccaaaaataaaaagtcaccaCAAGAATTTAACTATAAAAATAGGCAACAGCCTCCCAAGACACATCATTCAATGAcatattagtgtgtgtttttttttacagcagtgtATTTAAGATAAAACTATGTGAATTATCAGgactttaaaataattaatagtATCTCGTGTGTTTATGCAAGCACAACACATATATTAATGCTAGAACTAAGATAAGTGAATCATGACGATTATTGAGTTGTTAATGattgaaattaaatgtattaagcATGTAGTGGGTTGTACACAATGTAGAACCAATGCATAagatctttttttcccccctccaaGTCTTTGTCTGATTTGACTTCATGGGCTTGTCTGTGCAGGAACTGATGAGCATGCCATTATCGAATTACTGGGGAGTCGCTCAAACAAGCAGCGTGTGCCTTTGCTCCGGGCCTACAAAACATCTTATGGAAAGGTAACTGTCCACAGTTTTTGCTAACTATATAGACTATATGACTAATGAAGTTTTCCATAAGCAGCGGATctactttgttttaaaaagtttacACAACAAACGCCATTTCCCAAAAATAGAATCATAGTTATATTATGGTGCTAGCCAGACAACAGGTGCTCCTGCTGCCAGTAAAATGAAGAGGGGATTAAATGTCCTCAGAGCTCATTATAGTTGTACCAGAGAGTATCTTGCAATCAAAGTCAAAGTTTTTCTCAGCAGCGGTAAATGATAGTTTTAAGTAATTCCAAACATGTTTCCATTTCAGGATCTGATTAAGGACCTGCATTCAGAACTGTCTGGAGACTTTAGGAAGCTGGTCATGGCCATGTTGAAGAGCCCACCTGAGTTTGATGCCTCTGAGCTTTACACTTCCATAAAGGCAAATGCTCACACAATTGttctaaaacacaaatataatttattataaaacgttaatttattataaaaaagaaatatgactTCTATAAGGCCAAAGTATTTGTTGTGAGATTTTCATTGTTCTGTCTTCCAAAGGGAGCTGGAACTGATGAAGCTTGTCTGATAGAGATCCTGTCTTCTCGGTCCAATGATGAAATCAAGGAGATAAACCGCATTTACAAACAAGGTGCGATGCGTCAGCATTTAATGCACTGCTTTCCTCCACTGCTCTGTTGTCCCTTATCTCAAAGTATCACAACACTGTGTTCAAAGAGTTTTATTACATTAGAGATTAGCCAGTGTGTCGAGATGGTGGTACCACCATAAAATCTTTAAACAGGGATCTTCTAGCCAGGAATCAGTTTCACATGAATtcgcacacacatttttgtatggcatgCTGGTGCTCACAATGATACTTAACTgctgatttacatttagtcattttatccaaagtgacttaaaaGTGAGGTAAAAGGCAAGCAAATGATCTGAGCCAAGTTAAGCTGATACATTAAAACAATTTTGTTGACAATAAAACTGGATAAAAAATTTAGATTTTACGatgctttctgttttattgtttatgctTACATAGTAATTCACAGTTCCTTAATTTACCCACCTTAGTCTATTCCTGAAGCTGCTAATATATGAGTCTTATTATTTTGTAACCATTTCAGAATATAAGAAGACATTGGAGGATGCCATTAGTGGGGATACCTCAGGCCACTTCCGCCGGCTATTGGTCTCTCTTGCCCAGGTACAAATATAATCTGAATAACTTCTACACTACACCTCATGCCtgttctttcagctttaattaagAATGATTTTCTCTTGCTTTCAAGGGTAATCGTGATGAACGCGAAGCTGTTGATGTCTCACTGGCTAAACAAGATGCTCAGGTAAAGTTTTCTTCAttgtctttaatattttaatatttatctgcAACTTGATTGCAAAGGCACATTGATTTCTACACATTGCTCTTCTCTTTCTAGGCCTTGTATGCTGCCGGCGAGAATAAGCTGGGAACAGATGAGTCCAAATTCAATGCTATTTTGTGTGCCAGGAGCAAACCCCACCTCAGAGCAGGTATTTTCTATGACATGTTTATAGCATAAGGTTTAACacttaaaacattacattaatgCAAGTTTAGTACTTTCTTAGCCAATTgctgatgatgtgtttttgtatgtctgtgtatgcATAGTGTTTCATGAGTACCAGCAGATGTGCGGAAGGGATATTGAGTCGAGCATCGGCAGGGAGATGTCTGGTGACCTTGAGAGTGGCATGTTGGCAGTGGGtaagaatacacacacacacacacacacacacacacacaaacacacacagtgttattaGCGTCACTTTTGTCATTAAAGAGTCACACCCATATAGAGTAAGAATTTGCTTGTCTGTAGTAAATGTTTGACGTGAACATTTTCCATGCTCATTTTATTACAGCTGACTCACTAGACTTAATTGTAATGGcattaaatgtactgtagtactaATGATGGATTCCTGTCAAATAcataatctttttatttatttatttatttttgccaaCATTTCTCAGGCATATGGTACAGTAACATGTTACATTGTAGAcgtgtttttatttgcttcttcctggtctgtttgtttcagttgttaTGTTGTGTGCACTGCCATGTTGGATGTTGTTGCCACTGTTTTTGatgctgtgttttatgttactTCTGAGTTGAGTtctcatatatttatttattagtatttttttaaatatatcttATGTTAAATCTGCAATAATCAATATTTGGCAACTAGTGGGACAGAAAATCTCTGTTGGTACAAATAACACATTGTGTCTTCATATATAGCTGACGCATAGTAACATTATCAGCCCATGGGAGTTAATGTTTCAAAAACCCTGATAAATCCAAGTAAAACTtccttctttttaatttttttagcTTTGTGTTGTTCTGCCA contains these protein-coding regions:
- the anxa11a gene encoding annexin A11a; translated protein: MSYPGYPPQSGGYPPQPGAYPPQPGAYPPQPGAYPPQAGGYPPQAGGYPPQSGGYPPQPGGYPQQPGGYPQQPGGYPQQPGGYPQQPGGYPQAPPPGSWGGGSVGGYPSIGLDGLSNTGYNPGMPGGTMPQPQGPGMGYPGQPGMPGQPGMPGQPGMAGQPGMPGHPGMPGQPGMPGQPGQPMPGYPGAPSPNQPMPGFGSAPAPMPGYSNVPTPNPSMPAYGGGGAMPVVPPVNRGYRGTIKDFPGADPLKDVEVLRKAMKGFGTDEHAIIELLGSRSNKQRVPLLRAYKTSYGKDLIKDLHSELSGDFRKLVMAMLKSPPEFDASELYTSIKGAGTDEACLIEILSSRSNDEIKEINRIYKQEYKKTLEDAISGDTSGHFRRLLVSLAQGNRDEREAVDVSLAKQDAQALYAAGENKLGTDESKFNAILCARSKPHLRAVFHEYQQMCGRDIESSIGREMSGDLESGMLAVVKCIKNTPAYFAERLYKAMKGAGTKDKTLIRIMVSRSEVDMLDIRQEYIKKYGKSLFADISGDTSGDYKKLLFKLCGGSD